The sequence CTCCACCGAGGGGTGGTCCAGCTAAATCTTCTCAACCGGATCCTCGTACCCTCAAGACTTCGTCTTCATCGAGTCCTAGGGTTTCTTCTCAGAAAAAAGAAGATCTGCCCAAAGGTTCTCGGTATGCGGTTAACCGTCCTTCGCCTAATCCATATCCACAGCGTTCGGAGCCGTTGATTATTCGACCTCTTCGTTCTATAGCTCCCCCTACTACGACGCTTTCTCAGAAACCCAAAACTTCGCAATCCACTGTCTTGGTGAAGGACCCTTCTTCAAAAGGGGTTCCATCGAAAGAGAACTTGTCAAGGAATGTTGCGACCAAGAGGAAGGCTTCGGATATGAGTCCTCCGAAGAATCCATCGTCGGGAAAGAACGTATCTTCCGAGGCTGCCCCAGTTATCCGAAGTATCTTagtttcgaagaagaagaagaaggtttctTATAGTCACGTTGATCTAGAAGTTTTCAAGGCGAAGCATGGTCTGAAAGCTTTCGATTTTAATTTTACAACCAAGGGGACGATCTTACTTATGATATGATCGTAATCTACAAATATGATGCTTTCTATCTGTTGACGACCATGGGGGctttcgaagctggtcttatgttgcctttgtataAATCAGGTGATTCTTTCTCCTATGATGCTTTGGAAAACCGAGAGGGCTCCACTTATCATACCCACCGTCGCTCAGTAGTTCAGTTGAGTGGGAACCACCTTCGAACACTTAAAGAGTGTTACCTTCGGAGCAAAGGTGAgacgatgatgacctgctatACTCCTAATCCTGCGGAGAAGAACTTCAatgcttcttttggggattatgtcaatgtTAGGAATCGAAAACCATGGAGCGTTGGTCTTCGTACAATGGCAGCTTCTCAAGGTGAGGTTCGTCTTCTAAGTGAAGTGAGTGACTCGAATCTTAGGTTCGTCCCTGGTACTGAAGCAACTGGAAATCCGAAGCTTTTCCCAAAAGATGAGCGTCTCAAACGTGATCACGACTATGATTGGCATGCCACCCCCATTGAGGTCATCATCCCCTGAGCTCATGGTTGGGTGCCCGGTCTACATGGATGGCGCCCTATTGCTGGTATCCAGCCTCGTGATGGTGCTCCATCCCTCTATGGTGACTTCTGTCCTTGGCAGATGAATTTTGCTGGTATGAATTTTGATTATATTTTTGATGTTGCTGATGTTGATGAAGATGAGAGCTCTGATGCGGTTCTTCCTTCGAAGAGTGCTGCTCTGTCAAGGTATGATTCCTTATACTAATGTGTAGTTTTATGTATGTTTTCCCCTGGAATCATAAGTTGATCATGTGTTCGTTACAGgcttcgaagaagaaaaagatcggTCTTGTTCAGTCTTCTACTGTtggtgaagaagagaaagaaattcCCGAGGTTAACATTCCGGTGAATGATGAAGAGAATTCCTATTAGGATGTTACCGATGATGAGGAACATACTGATACTTCTCCTCCTGGTCACGAAGGTGATGAAAATGTTGGTGATAAGGATGGTGGCGAGAACATTGTCTTTGAAGCTCAAGTGAACGATCCTCTTGCCGAAACCGTGCATG comes from Papaver somniferum cultivar HN1 chromosome 7, ASM357369v1, whole genome shotgun sequence and encodes:
- the LOC113294575 gene encoding extensin-like, encoding MANRPRVPYKTPLSSPYRHPPPRSPDISPPRGGPAKSSQPDPRTLKTSSSSSPRVSSQKKEDLPKGSRYAVNRPSPNPYPQRSEPLIIRPLRSIAPPTTTLSQKPKTSQSTVLVKDPSSKGVPSKENLSRNVATKRKASDMSPPKNPSSGKNVSSEAAPVIRSILVSKKKKKVSYSHVDLEVFKAKHGLKAFDFNFTTKGTILLMI